The Aspergillus luchuensis IFO 4308 DNA, chromosome 7, nearly complete sequence genome has a segment encoding these proteins:
- a CDS encoding putative SNARE protein (Ufe1) (COG:U;~EggNog:ENOG410PNJX;~InterPro:IPR000727,IPR019529;~PFAM:PF10496;~TransMembrane:1 (o338-356i)), whose amino-acid sequence MTDLTPTFTQLVHSKSPTSKLSTGYMTTEIADEFLKEAYRINNHITSLLSYLQTIRPSYLSLTNTKPTTTTPKQTEILDDSARDTITTTTSTLLSNLSTSITTLSAAENLRQETVSRSIAQRFGKGLFARWAGGATTLTSPEGDGNEGKDKEQIIEEEKEKVLKGVRESVLFYLNLKLGNVVNEQRDMVEKRIERVRERERSVLYKNTSSSAGIVGGGGWGRVDGEEWRGDNTTGVVKMDENEVKEIEKQLTPQQLQLFEEENDSLVRYFEDVVGKVQNAEKSLLEISSLQQTLVSHLSTQEEYISQLVTDASNTEANIGQGNKELKRATERRSTAQAVFWGTVGLCTWLVVWDLVF is encoded by the exons ATGACCGACCTCACCCCCACATTCACCCAGCTGGTGCACAGCAAATCGCCGACCTCGAAACTCTCCACAGGGTATATGACGACCGAAATCGCCGACGAATTCCTCAAAGAAGCCTACCGAATT AACAATCATATCACTTCATTACTATCCTACCTCCAAACCATCCGCCCATCctacctctccctcaccaacacaaaaccaaccaccaccacccccaaacaAACCGAAATACTAGACGACTCCGCCCGCGACACCATAACCACCACGACCtcaaccctcctctccaacctcTCCACATCAATAACCACCCTCAGCGCAGCAGAGAATCTCCGCCAGGAGACCGTTTCGCGGAGCATCGCACAGAGATTCGGGAAGGGATTATTTGCCCGTTGGGCTGGCGGAGCCACCACTCTAACTTCCCCGGAGGGTgatggaaatgaaggaaAGGATAAAGAGCAGAttattgaggaggagaaggaaaaagtgTTAAAGGGGGTGAGGGAAAGCGTGCTATTCTATCTGAATCTGAAGCTGGGGAATGTGGTTAATGAGCAGAGGGAtatggtggagaagaggattgagagggtgagggagagggagaggagtgtGCTTTATAAGAATACTTCTTCGTCTGCTGgaattgttggtggtggtggatgggggagggtggatggggaggagtggaGGGGGGATAATACTACTggtgtggtgaagatggatgagaatgaGGTCAAAGAGATCGAGAAACAGTTAACTCCGCAGCAATTGCAACTgttcgaggaggagaatgattCCCTGGTGAGGTATtttgaggatgtggtgggGAAGGTTCA GAACGCAGAAAAATCCCTCCTTGAGATTTCCTCTCTCCAGCAAACCCTCGTGTCGCATCTATCTACCCAAGAGGAATATATCTCGCAGCTGGTGACGGATGCGAGTAATACCGAGGCGAATATTGGGCAGGGGAATAAGGAGTTGAAGCGGGCGACGGAGAGACGGAGTACGGCGCAGGCGGTGTTTTGGGGAACGGTGGGGTTGTGTACgtggttggttgtttgggATTTGGTTTTTTAG
- a CDS encoding putative PB1 domain protein (COG:T;~EggNog:ENOG410PGC0;~InterPro:IPR011990,IPR019734,IPR034892,IPR013026, IPR000270;~PFAM:PF13181,PF00564;~go_function: GO:0005515 - protein binding [Evidence IEA]) produces the protein MSLKQEIETWVQALDHYDNQEYDEALRVFGAIAETSKILFNCGVIYATLGEHERAVECYQRAVGLDQYLAIAYFQEGVSNFLLGDFEEALANFNDTLLYLRGNTSIDYEQLGLKFRLFSCEVLFNRGLCYIYLQQMGPGMQDLQYASKEKVTPDHDVIDDAIREQAAVGQLPLVRVMILTEQGYTVFSIPVGVVYRPNEAKVKNLKAKDYLGKSRLIAASERSSMPSAASDDLKRTMSMLDHRKPETLPFATSHLVHKNLQSRSRQQSEPPLNRNLFPPTPPPDADKASTNSSTGSLAMNSRPGSIRAARPPRLDLTAGHSTETLVEKPRIGTTRTASESRAGPGRPGPGPGPGPRGPGESHGHRRGMSDTGFAPTVSSEESYSGTRSMPAGATWRRQQERYIDEQEEYASDAYEDNGPDGEFEIMGTRPQASPNRGSRRGTSRRPEVRKFRVKAHSREDTRYIMMEPTIEFREFENRIRDKFGFRTLLRIRMQDDGDMITMVDQEDLDLLMAGSREVARREGSEMGKMEIWVEERGVI, from the exons ATGTCCTTGAAGCAG GAAATCGAAACCTGGGTACAGGCCCTTGACCACTACGATAATCAAGAATATGATGAAGCTCTTAGGGTCTTTGGTGCGATTGCAGAGACCTCCAAGATTCTCTTCAACTGCGGGGTCATCTATGCCACGTTAGGAGAACATGAAAGAGCG GTTGAGTGCTACCAGCGGGCTGTCGGCCTGGACCAGTATCTGGCTATTGCCTACTTCCAAGAGGGAGTGTCCAACTTTCTTCTGGGGGACTTTGAGGAGGCATTGGCTAATTTCAATGATACGCTGCTCTACCTCCGGGGCAACACCTCCATCGACTATGAGCAGTTGGGCTTGAAGTTCCGGCTGTTCTCCTGTGAGGTGTTGTTCAATCGCGGCCTGTGCTATATCTACCTGCAGCAAATGGGACCTGGCATGCAAGATCTCCAATATGCATCAAAAGAGAAAGTGACGCCCGACCACGACGTGATCGACGATGCTATTCGTGAGCAAGCGGCGGTAGGTCAGCTTCCTCTTGTGAGAGTGATGATACTGACGGAACAGGGCTACACGGTCTTTTCGATCCCGGTGGGAGTGGTGTACCGACCTAACGAGGCCAAGGTCAAGAACCTCAAGGCAAAAGACTACCTGGGCAAGTCCCGGTTGATTGCCGCATCCGAGCGCAGCAGCATGCCGTCCGCAGCCAGCGACGACCTCAAGCGGACCATGTCCATGCTGGACCACCGAAAGCCAGAGACGCTGCCGTTTGCCACGTCGCACCTGGTGCATAAAAACCTGCAGAGTCGGAGCCGTCAGCAATCGGAGCCGCCTCTGAACCGTAatctcttccctcctactCCCCCGCCGGACGCAGACAAGGCGAGTACCAACAGCTCCACAGGTAGTCTCGCGATGAACAGTCGACCGGGGTCCATCCGGGCAGCGCGCCCGCCCCGGCTCGACCTGACGGCGGGCCACAGTACAGAAACGCTGGTCGAAAAGCCGCGGATCGGCACGACGCGCACGGCGTCCGAGTCGCGGGCAGGTCCGGGTCGACCGGGGCCGGGGCCGGGGCCAGGGCCACGAGGGCCGGGCGAGTCCCATGGCCATCGACGAGGCATGAGTGACACGGGCTTTGCCCCTACGGTGAGCTCGGAGGAGTCGTATTCGGGCACTCGATCGATGCCAGCGGGCGCCACCTGGCGCCGTCAACAAGAGCGGTATATTGACGAACAAGAAGAGTATGCCAGTGATGCATACGAGGACAACGGACCGGACGGTGAGTTTGAGATCATGGGAACGCGGCCGCAGGCGTCTCCGAACCGGGGGTCGCGGCGGGGGACGTCACGACGGCCGGAGGTGCGCAAGTTCCGAGTGAAGGCGCACTCGCGAGAAGATACACGGTACATCATGATGGAGCCGACGATTGAGTTTAGGGAGTTTGAGAATCGGATCCGGGACAAGTTTGGGTTCCGCACATTGCTGCGAATCCGCATGCAAGACGATGGGGATATGATTACGATGGTGGACCAGGAGGATTTAGACTTGTTGATGGCGGGGTCGCGCGAGGTGGCACGGCGAGAGGGGAGCgagatggggaagatggag ATATGGGTTGAGGAGCGAGGCGTGATTTAG
- a CDS encoding uncharacterized protein (COG:O;~EggNog:ENOG410PK48;~InterPro:IPR001841,IPR013083;~PFAM:PF17123,PF13923,PF00097,PF13639;~SECRETED:SignalP(1-56);~TransMembrane:2 (n11-22c34/35o44-64i248-270o)), which produces MGPPRFHPASLFFPFFFLFSFFRRFASLPAASAASSTCSLPARLIFLLALSSLGSAVNTAGWTVRPSNNSGDLSWTGGLRFLLNSSQVHLPTSVRLAPLTQALVDLNQAELAQYLVSGTLLDVDATNSLSLSRKDIAVISCDPSAYPGNLDASSTLGNVLTAQQQALAVILYSGTSLLCNYTTDEPSANRYINVYTLVNPTLNRQVQSQLEAPGNGTTYIGTNMSYLGPTTTTQDQTDSSGSPNTAMIILYSITGIITALFLAIIITGAVRAHRHPERYGPRYTAGRPRQSRARGIARAMLDTIPIVKFGDNNQPDGKTVGPKGDVEMGSGLEVPTNELEERDVTTTAEVTSPHQPQTEAPPTEAHEEKPSDTPAAETTTDHPNFSCPICTDDFVKGQDLRVLPCNHQFHPECIDPWLVNVSGTCPLCRIDLNPPQQEGEEEEQDLGDGQPETAEGAAEATTESGHGRHRRISNYLHGTLNARRMRDASVEERLAALRSVREEANREEAADEADEQRMRRRSRLTTRLREKFRVRTRAHGEAVESSPSNDAPPA; this is translated from the exons ATGGGTCCTCCCCGTTTCCATCCTGCTtcactcttctttcctttcttctttttattctccttcttccgtcGTTTTGCGTCCCtacctgctgcttctgctgcttcctccACCTGTTCGCTCCCCGCTCgcctcatcttcctgctcGCCCTCTCATCCCTCGGCTCTGCAGTGAACACGGCCGGTTGGACCGTGCGGCCCTCCAACAACTCTGGGGATCTGTCGTGGACTGGTGGCCTCCGGTTCCTTTTGAACAGCAGTCAGGTTCACTTGCCAACGTCCGTCCGTCTGGCCCCGTTGACCCAGGCTTTGGTGGATCTCAATCAGGCCGAACTTGCG CAATATCTGGTGTCGGGGACTTTGttggatgtggatgccaCCAACTCTCTGTCATTGAGCCGCAAGGATATCGCGGTGATCAGTTGCGACCCATCCGCCTATCCCGGGAATTTGGATGCCAGCTCCACGCTAGGCAACGTCCTCACCGCACAGCAGCAGGCTCTCGCTGTCATCTTATATAGTGGCACCTCACTGCTCTGCAACTATACGACGGATGAACCATCCGCCAACCGCTACATCAACGTCTATACGCTCGTGAATCCGACCTTGAATCGGCAAGTCCAGTCCCAACTCGAAGCTCCAGGGAACGGAACGACGTATATCGGCACCAACATGTCGTATCTGGGGCCCACCACAACGACCCAGGACCAGACCGATTCGTCCGGGAGTCCGAACACGG CAATGATCATTCTGTATAGTATTACAGGCATTATCACTGCCCTTTTCTTAGCCATTATCATTACCGGTGCGGTGCGTGCGCACCGCCATCCGGAGCGCTATGGGCCTCGGTATACCGCGGGACGACCGCGACAAAGTCGAGCGCGAGGGATAGCGCGAGCCATGTTAGATACGATCCCAATCGTCAAATTCGGGGACAACAACCAACCCGACGGTAAGACGGTTGGCCCCAAGGGGGATGTTGAGATGGGTtcggggttggaggtgcCGACCAATGAATTGGAGGAACGAGATGTGACCACGACTGCGGAGGTCACTTCcccacaccagccacagACGGAGGCGCCCCCGACTGAAGCGCATGAAGAGAAGCCCAGCGATACTCCTGCGGCGGAGACGACGACGGATCACCCGAACTTCTCGTGCCCTATTTGCACGGACGACTTTGTCAAGGGGCAGGATTTGCGCGTGCTGCCGTGTAACCATCAATTCCACCCGGAGTGTATTGACCCGTGGCTGGTGAATGTTTCTGGCACGTGTCCTCTCTG CCGCATTGATCTCAACCCCCCACAGcaagaaggcgaggaggaggagcaagaTCTGGGTGATGGTCAGCCAGAGACGGCCGAAGGAGCCGCCGAGGCAACGACTGAGAGTGGCCATGGCCGCCACCGTCGCATTAGCAACTACCTGCACGGTACGTTGAATGCGCGCCGCATGCGCGATGCCAGCGTGGAAGAGCGCCTCGCGGCGCTGCGGAGCGTGCGGGAAGAGGCCAACCGGGAGGAAGCGGCCGACGAAGCGGATGAGCAGCGAATGCGGCGACGCAGTCGACTGACGACGCGACTACGCGAGAAGTTCCGGGTGCGCACGCGGGCGCATGGAGAGGCGGTCGAATCGTCACCATCGAATGACGCGCCGCCTGCTTGA
- the AAT2 gene encoding aspartate aminotransferase (COG:E;~EggNog:ENOG410PGES;~InterPro:IPR004839,IPR000796,IPR015424,IPR015421, IPR015422;~PFAM:PF00155;~go_function: GO:0003824 - catalytic activity [Evidence IEA];~go_function: GO:0008483 - transaminase activity [Evidence IEA];~go_function: GO:0030170 - pyridoxal phosphate binding [Evidence IEA];~go_process: GO:0006520 - cellular amino acid metabolic process [Evidence IEA];~go_process: GO:0009058 - biosynthetic process [Evidence IEA]), whose amino-acid sequence MSPLSSSSSPSSSFSLTSSSSPSSSSIATSTSTARSRLASLSSHIMGSTTPSVFSTAVVPAAPEDALFGLAQAFRQDSSDKKVDLVIGAYRDDNAKPWILPVVKKADELVRNDPALNHEYLPIKGLADYTTAAQKLMIGADSPAIRENRVCTFQTISGTGAVHLGALFLSKFHPSNPKPTVYLSNPTWANHNQIFTNVNLSLANYPYFDPQTKGLNFSGMLSALRDAPTGSIILLHVCAHNPTGVDLTQDQWKEVAVVMRERNHFPFFDCAYQGFASGDLARDSWAVRYFVEQGFELCVAQSFAKNFGLYGQRTGAFHFVSAPGAEATQANAHIASQLAILQRSEISNPPAYGARIASRVLNDEGLFQEWEEDLKTMSGRIAEMRKGLRERLEKKGTPGTWNHITDQIGMFSFTGLTETQVKVLREKWHVYMTKNGRISMAGLNTHNLDYFAEAVDSVVRETS is encoded by the exons ATGTCgcccctttcctcttcttcttctccatcttcttctttttcccttacttcttcatcctctccatcctcttcctccattgCTACCTCTACTTCTACCGCTCGCTCCCGtcttgcttctctctcctcccacatCATGGGCTCTACCACCCCCTCCGTCTTTTCCACCGCCGTCGTGCCCGCCGCACCTGAAGATGCTCTCTTCGGTCTGGCTCAGGCTTTTCGCCAGGATTCCTCCGACAAGAAGGTCGATCTAGTCATTGGCGCTTACCGCGACGACAATGCCAAACCCTGGATCCTGCCCGTCGTCAAGAAG GCTGACGAGCTCGTTCGCAATGACCCCGCCCTCAATCACGAATACCTCCCCATCAAAGGTCTCGCCGActacaccaccgccgcccagAAGTTGATGATTGGCGCCGACAGCCCTGCCATTCGCGAGAACCGC GTATGCACCTTCCAGACCATCTCCGGCACCGGTGCCGTGCACCTGGgtgctctcttcctctccaaatTCCACCCCTCCAACCCTAAGCCCACCGTCTacctctccaacccaacctgggccaaccacaaccaaaTCTTCACCAACGtcaacctctccctcgccaacTACCCCTACTTCGACCCGCAAACCAAGGGTCTCAACTTCTCCGGCATGCTCTCCGCTCTGCGCGACGCTCCTACCggctccatcatcctcctgcaCGTCTGCGCCCACAACCCTACCGGCGTCGACTTGACCCAAGACCAATGGAAGGAGGTCGCGGTCGTCATGCGCGAGCGCAAccacttccccttcttcgacTGCGCCTACCAGGGTTTCGCCTCGGGTGACCTCGCCCGCGACTCCTGGGCCGTGCGCTACTTCGTCGAGCAGGGCTTCGAGCTGTGCGTCGCGCAATCCTTCGCCAAGAACTTTGGTCTGTATGGTCAGCGCACGGGCGCCTTCCATTTCGTCTCCGCCCCGGGTGCCGAGGCCACCCAGGCGAATGCGCATATCGCGTCGCAGCTGGCAATTCTGCAGCGCAGTGAGATTAGTAACCCGCCGGCGTACGGTGCGCGCATTGCCAGCCGGGTGTTGAACGATGAGGGTCTGTTccaggagtgggaggaggatctGAAGACGATGAGTGGTCGCATTGCAGAGATGCGCAAGGGACTGAGGGagcgcttggagaagaagggcacgCCGGGCACTTGGAACCACATTACGGATCAGATTGGCATGTTCAGTTTTACGGGGTTGACTGAGACGCAAGTAAAGGTGTTGAGGGAGAAGTGGCATGTCTATATG ACCAAGAACGGCCGTATCTCCATGGCCGGGCTAAACACACATAACCTGGACTACTTTGCCGAAGCAGTGGACAGCGTAGTGCGGGAGACTTCATAA